A genomic stretch from Chrysiogenes arsenatis DSM 11915 includes:
- the yjjJ gene encoding type II toxin-antitoxin system HipA family toxin YjjJ, with translation MANKYQQARERLEHVLSREAGSKATTLAKKLNISLATLHRLLKEPWPALLVSGKARRTRYALRRAVRGSVEDIPVYQINEAGQASLFAPLALVHPAGSWMSLEGTDWPQGDENHGGWWDGLPYPLYQLQPQGFMGRNFARAIHQPLEVPDNPLQWSDEHLIYVLTHKGCDLSGNLIVGDTACERWQLDKLNPPSPLSEVHLETRYIELAEQALSSGRAGSSAAGEFPKFTAIRELPGSATPHVIVKFSGADNSPAVTRWRDLLICEQLASEQINEWHDLRAAKSRILHAHNRIFLEVERFDRHGQFGRSPLISLEIINAALLGKAPVNWPSLADAMHSRGWLQKNDRDRVHLLWWFGTLIANTDMHFGNLSFRPYQGTLQLAPSYDMLPMLYAPLAGGELPLREFTPTPPLPRQRALWLTACEAAIAFWSTASQDQRITDGFRHIARENTNTLITLRARM, from the coding sequence ATGGCAAACAAATATCAGCAAGCACGAGAACGGCTCGAACATGTCCTCTCCAGAGAAGCTGGCAGCAAAGCCACTACACTTGCCAAAAAACTGAACATCAGCTTGGCAACGCTGCACCGACTACTAAAAGAGCCGTGGCCCGCCCTCCTTGTCAGCGGAAAAGCACGCCGCACACGCTATGCATTGCGCCGCGCAGTGCGCGGCAGCGTAGAAGATATCCCCGTCTATCAGATTAACGAAGCAGGCCAAGCAAGTCTTTTCGCTCCACTTGCTCTTGTTCATCCCGCGGGATCTTGGATGTCGTTAGAAGGAACAGATTGGCCACAAGGCGACGAAAATCATGGCGGCTGGTGGGATGGGTTACCCTATCCCCTCTACCAACTTCAACCACAAGGGTTTATGGGGAGGAACTTCGCCCGAGCCATTCACCAGCCTCTGGAAGTTCCCGACAATCCCCTCCAATGGAGCGATGAACACCTGATATATGTGCTCACACATAAGGGGTGCGACCTCAGTGGCAATCTGATCGTAGGCGACACGGCCTGTGAGCGTTGGCAACTGGACAAACTGAACCCACCATCACCACTCAGCGAAGTTCATTTAGAAACACGCTATATCGAGCTAGCCGAGCAAGCGCTCAGTTCTGGCAGAGCAGGATCAAGCGCCGCCGGAGAGTTTCCTAAATTCACCGCCATACGCGAACTGCCAGGCAGTGCAACCCCACATGTCATTGTAAAATTTTCCGGTGCCGACAATTCACCAGCGGTCACACGCTGGCGCGACTTATTGATATGTGAACAATTAGCGTCGGAACAGATCAACGAATGGCATGATCTGCGTGCCGCCAAAAGCCGCATCCTGCACGCTCACAACCGAATTTTTCTTGAAGTCGAACGCTTTGATCGACATGGACAGTTTGGCCGTAGCCCACTCATCAGCCTAGAAATTATCAATGCCGCCCTACTGGGCAAAGCACCTGTCAATTGGCCATCTCTCGCCGATGCGATGCACAGCCGTGGATGGTTACAAAAAAACGACCGCGACCGTGTCCATCTTCTGTGGTGGTTTGGAACACTTATCGCCAATACCGATATGCACTTTGGCAACCTCAGTTTTCGCCCATACCAAGGTACACTGCAACTTGCCCCAAGCTACGACATGCTCCCCATGCTCTATGCTCCGCTGGCCGGAGGCGAACTCCCCCTGCGTGAATTTACACCAACCCCGCCCTTGCCACGCCAGCGAGCACTATGGCTCACCGCGTGTGAAGCCGCCATTGCTTTTTGGTCAACCGCCTCGCAGGATCAGCGCATAACCGATGGATTCCGGCATATTGCGAGGGAAAACACCAACACACTCATCACGTTACGGGCACGAATGTAA